In Polynucleobacter arcticus, the following proteins share a genomic window:
- a CDS encoding Hsp33 family molecular chaperone HslO: MNELLVFICDGAPVRGEIVSISSAWQAVLERRNDPPAVKRILGDFVGAATLLSASLKFDGTLIIQAQSKGPIQLLVVECKSDLTMRATVKLSVDASTIQPDATLGELLDADNTGRLVITLDPSNREPGQPPYQGIVALQEHHGTIVRPVTSAAEAIALYMQNSEQLDTRIWLASNDTHVGGLLLQRLPDSGGHAHLDPQLAAEGWSRIQTLGETITNEELLTLSPETILRRLFLEESAENGVRSFPARPIQFSCRCSRTKVADVLRMLGEEEVESILAEQGVVETECDFCSKAYRFDAVDCRQVFKTDLLADATRPPSSGH, translated from the coding sequence ATGAATGAATTACTTGTATTTATCTGTGATGGCGCCCCGGTTCGAGGGGAAATTGTTTCCATTAGTAGTGCCTGGCAGGCTGTTTTAGAGCGCCGTAATGATCCACCTGCAGTTAAACGAATTCTTGGTGACTTCGTTGGCGCCGCCACTCTGTTGAGCGCTAGCCTCAAATTTGATGGAACCTTGATTATTCAAGCTCAAAGTAAGGGCCCCATTCAGCTCCTCGTGGTCGAATGTAAATCTGACCTCACCATGCGGGCTACAGTAAAGCTATCGGTTGATGCCTCTACAATTCAACCGGATGCTACCTTAGGCGAATTGTTAGATGCAGACAACACGGGCCGTCTCGTGATCACTCTTGACCCTTCTAACCGCGAGCCAGGCCAACCCCCTTACCAGGGCATAGTAGCCCTTCAGGAGCATCATGGCACGATAGTCAGGCCGGTTACTAGTGCTGCGGAAGCAATTGCGCTTTATATGCAAAACTCCGAACAACTCGATACCCGAATTTGGCTTGCCTCGAACGATACGCATGTGGGCGGCCTTCTTTTGCAACGCCTACCGGATTCTGGTGGCCATGCCCATCTGGACCCTCAACTTGCCGCCGAGGGTTGGTCGCGTATTCAGACGCTTGGTGAAACCATCACCAATGAAGAGTTACTCACGCTTTCCCCGGAAACCATCTTGCGCCGCCTCTTTTTGGAGGAATCCGCTGAAAATGGCGTACGCAGCTTCCCTGCCCGTCCTATCCAATTTTCATGCCGTTGTTCACGGACCAAGGTTGCTGATGTATTGAGGATGCTAGGCGAAGAAGAGGTAGAAAGTATTCTTGCTGAGCAGGGTGTTGTTGAGACTGAATGTGATTTCTGTTCAAAAGCCTACCGCTTCGATGCTGTGGATTGCAGACAAGTATTCAAAACGGATCTTTTAGCAGATGCAACTAGACCACCATCTAGCGGGCATTAA
- the ftsB gene encoding cell division protein FtsB — protein MRIVIYSMLLLLIAIQYPLWLGKGGWLKVYEMEKQLELQQAKNSLLSLRNAKLTGDVKDLKDGTRAIEERARIEHGMIKEGEFFVQILPSEKPTTNTSDGVKPETTKQ, from the coding sequence ATGCGTATCGTTATCTACTCTATGCTGCTATTGCTCATCGCGATACAGTATCCATTGTGGTTGGGCAAGGGTGGCTGGCTTAAAGTCTACGAGATGGAGAAACAACTTGAGTTACAGCAGGCTAAAAATAGCCTGCTGAGCTTGCGCAACGCAAAGTTAACCGGCGATGTCAAAGATCTGAAAGATGGTACCCGAGCAATAGAAGAGCGTGCTCGCATCGAGCATGGCATGATCAAAGAAGGTGAATTCTTTGTGCAGATATTACCAAGTGAAAAGCCGACCACAAATACATCTGACGGCGTTAAGCCTGAAACTACTAAGCAATAA
- the eno gene encoding phosphopyruvate hydratase — protein sequence MSAIVDIIGREILDSRGNPTVECDVLLESGVMGRAAVPSGASTGSREAIELRDGDKDRYLGKGVLKAVQNINIEIAESILGLDASEQAFLDHTLNDLDGTHNKARLGANATLAVSMAVARAAAEEAGLPLYRYFGGSGGMQLPVPMMNIVNGGAHANNSLDIQEFMVMPVGAQSFREALRCGAEIFHELKKILGAQGMPTTVGDEGGFAPNFKSNQECLQTIMKAIEGAGYQAGEDVLLALDCAASEFYKDGKYHLSGEGLQLTSSEFSDYLGNLADQFPIVSIEDGMHESDWDGWADITQKLGKKIQLVGDDLFVTNTRILREGIEKGVANSILIKINQIGTLTETFAAIEMAKRANYTAVISHRSGETEDSTIADIAVGTNAGQIKTGSLSRSDRIAKYNQLLRIEEDLGDIATYPGKSVFYNLKR from the coding sequence ATGAGCGCCATTGTTGACATCATCGGTAGAGAAATTTTAGATTCCCGCGGCAATCCCACTGTGGAGTGCGATGTATTGCTGGAGTCTGGCGTCATGGGACGCGCAGCTGTGCCTTCGGGTGCATCGACTGGTTCACGCGAAGCCATTGAACTCCGAGATGGCGATAAAGATCGCTATCTGGGTAAAGGTGTTCTGAAAGCCGTACAAAATATCAATATTGAGATCGCTGAATCCATCTTAGGGCTTGATGCTAGTGAGCAAGCTTTTTTAGATCACACCTTAAATGATCTGGATGGAACGCATAACAAAGCCCGCTTAGGCGCCAATGCAACGCTGGCTGTTTCTATGGCAGTGGCGCGCGCTGCAGCTGAAGAAGCTGGCCTACCTTTGTATCGTTATTTTGGCGGCTCCGGCGGTATGCAATTACCTGTTCCTATGATGAATATTGTGAACGGCGGCGCTCACGCCAATAACAGCTTGGATATTCAGGAATTTATGGTGATGCCCGTTGGTGCCCAAAGCTTTCGTGAAGCCCTGCGATGTGGCGCTGAGATCTTTCATGAGCTCAAGAAAATTTTAGGTGCGCAAGGCATGCCAACAACTGTTGGCGATGAGGGTGGCTTTGCCCCTAACTTCAAGAGTAATCAAGAGTGTTTGCAGACCATCATGAAGGCGATTGAGGGTGCAGGCTACCAAGCTGGCGAAGATGTCTTGTTAGCACTAGATTGCGCTGCTAGCGAGTTTTACAAGGACGGCAAGTATCACTTATCCGGTGAAGGCTTACAACTCACCTCCAGTGAGTTTTCAGATTACCTTGGTAATTTGGCCGACCAATTCCCTATCGTGTCGATTGAAGATGGCATGCATGAAAGCGATTGGGATGGATGGGCTGACATCACACAAAAGCTGGGCAAGAAAATCCAGCTGGTTGGAGACGATCTCTTTGTAACCAATACTCGCATTCTTAGAGAAGGTATCGAGAAGGGTGTTGCTAATTCCATTCTGATTAAGATTAATCAAATCGGTACTCTGACTGAAACCTTTGCTGCAATTGAAATGGCTAAACGAGCCAATTACACGGCTGTGATTTCTCATCGCTCTGGTGAGACTGAAGATAGTACGATTGCTGATATTGCCGTGGGCACCAATGCTGGTCAAATCAAGACAGGGTCTTTGTCTCGGTCGGATCGCATTGCAAAGTACAACCAATTACTGCGCATCGAAGAAGACTTGGGTGATATTGCCACCTATCCAGGGAAGTCGGTTTTTTACAACTTAAAACGTTAA
- the kdsA gene encoding 3-deoxy-8-phosphooctulonate synthase, whose translation MSAFKLCGFDVGLNHRFFLIAGPCVIESEQSALDIAGELKEMTSSLGIPFIYKSSFDKANRSSGTSFRGLGMEKGLEILARVKRDIGVPVLTDIHDISEIAPVSKVVDVLQTPAFLCRQTDFIRACAQSGKPVNFKKGQFLSPYEMLNVIDKARAAAAEAHIPDQFMVCERGASFGYNNLVSDMRSLAILREAKAPVVFDATHSVQLPGGQGIASGGQREFVPVLARAAVAVGISGLFMETHPDPSKALSDGPNAVPLNRMKELLESLVAIDSVVKKSGSFLEDSFK comes from the coding sequence ATGAGTGCATTTAAGCTGTGTGGTTTTGATGTCGGATTAAATCACCGTTTCTTTTTGATTGCGGGACCTTGCGTTATTGAGTCTGAGCAATCTGCCTTGGATATTGCAGGCGAGCTTAAAGAAATGACTAGCTCACTAGGCATCCCGTTTATCTACAAATCATCTTTTGATAAAGCCAATCGTTCATCAGGGACTTCTTTTCGTGGTCTAGGCATGGAAAAAGGGCTGGAAATTCTGGCACGCGTTAAACGCGATATTGGTGTACCCGTGTTGACTGATATTCACGACATTAGTGAAATTGCACCAGTCTCTAAAGTAGTAGATGTACTTCAAACGCCAGCATTCTTATGTAGACAAACTGATTTCATCAGGGCTTGCGCACAAAGTGGTAAGCCAGTGAATTTCAAAAAAGGTCAGTTTTTATCCCCATATGAAATGCTCAATGTAATCGACAAAGCACGTGCAGCCGCTGCCGAAGCCCATATTCCGGATCAATTCATGGTTTGCGAGCGTGGCGCTTCATTTGGGTACAACAACTTAGTTTCAGATATGCGTAGCCTAGCAATTTTGCGAGAAGCTAAGGCCCCCGTCGTTTTTGATGCCACCCACTCCGTTCAGCTTCCTGGCGGCCAAGGTATTGCGAGTGGGGGACAGCGAGAGTTTGTCCCGGTTCTGGCCCGTGCTGCTGTGGCAGTAGGAATTAGTGGCTTGTTTATGGAGACGCACCCAGATCCTTCCAAGGCACTTTCAGATGGTCCTAATGCGGTGCCATTGAATCGCATGAAAGAACTACTTGAATCTTTGGTGGCAATTGATTCAGTTGTTAAAAAATCAGGATCATTTTTAGAAGACAGTTTTAAGTAA
- a CDS encoding CTP synthase → MTKYVFVTGGVVSSLGKGIAAASLAAILESRGLKVTLLKLDPYINVDPGTMSPLQHGEVFVTEDGAETDLDLGHYERFVSAKMRKSNNFTTGQIYESVISKERRGEYLGKTVQVIPHITNEIQAFVERGAKASHDGNADIAICEIGGTVGDIESLPFLEAARQMSIRLPKHSCAFVHLTLVPYIASAGELKTKPTQHSVQKLREIGIMPTVLLCRADRPIPEDERSKISLFSNVREEAVISVWDVDTIYKIPEMLQAQGMDDLICRELDIQAKPADLSVWAKLVYELANPQHEVTIGMVGKYVELIESYKSLIEALRHAGIHNHTRVNINYIDSEVIEKDGIDCLTGLDAILVPGGFGKRGTEGKIAAIRYARENNIPYLGICLGMQLAVIEFARHVANIAQANSTEFDPETESPVVALITEWVDREGRVEKRTNESDLGGTMRLGSQRCPVKAGTLAHEIYGAEVNERHRHRYEVNNIYVPRLEHSGLIISARTPNESLPEMMELPSSMHPWFFGVQFHPEFTSTPRDGHPLFSAFIKASLVHQNATIQQAA, encoded by the coding sequence ATGACCAAATACGTTTTTGTCACTGGTGGTGTGGTTTCTTCTTTAGGGAAAGGAATCGCAGCTGCCTCGCTTGCCGCGATTCTCGAATCCCGCGGCCTGAAAGTCACCCTCCTAAAATTAGACCCCTATATTAACGTTGACCCTGGGACCATGAGCCCGCTTCAACATGGTGAAGTCTTTGTTACTGAAGATGGCGCTGAAACGGATCTTGATCTGGGTCATTACGAGCGCTTTGTATCGGCAAAGATGCGTAAAAGTAATAATTTCACTACTGGTCAGATCTATGAATCAGTAATCAGTAAAGAACGTCGCGGTGAGTACCTTGGTAAAACTGTTCAGGTTATTCCACACATTACCAATGAGATTCAGGCGTTTGTAGAGCGGGGCGCTAAAGCAAGTCATGATGGCAATGCTGACATTGCTATTTGCGAAATTGGTGGCACGGTAGGGGATATCGAATCTTTGCCTTTCCTTGAAGCGGCGCGCCAGATGAGTATTCGCCTACCAAAGCATAGTTGCGCGTTTGTGCACCTCACTTTAGTTCCTTATATTGCCAGTGCCGGAGAACTAAAAACAAAACCGACGCAGCACTCTGTACAAAAGCTTCGTGAAATTGGCATCATGCCTACAGTCTTGTTGTGCCGAGCTGATCGCCCAATTCCTGAAGACGAGCGGTCAAAGATATCTCTCTTTTCAAACGTGCGCGAAGAAGCAGTGATTTCAGTTTGGGATGTAGATACTATTTACAAGATTCCCGAGATGCTCCAGGCCCAGGGCATGGATGATTTGATTTGTCGTGAACTCGATATTCAAGCAAAGCCAGCAGATTTATCTGTTTGGGCCAAGTTAGTTTATGAATTAGCTAACCCACAGCATGAAGTCACCATCGGTATGGTCGGCAAGTATGTTGAGTTGATAGAGTCTTACAAGTCACTCATTGAAGCTTTGCGTCATGCGGGTATTCACAATCACACGCGCGTCAATATCAATTACATTGATTCTGAGGTAATTGAGAAAGATGGCATCGATTGCCTTACGGGTTTAGATGCCATTTTGGTGCCAGGCGGCTTTGGTAAGCGTGGCACTGAGGGCAAAATTGCCGCTATTCGTTATGCCCGCGAAAACAACATTCCCTATCTAGGTATTTGCTTAGGCATGCAACTGGCAGTCATCGAATTTGCCCGTCATGTTGCTAATATTGCTCAGGCCAACAGTACCGAGTTTGACCCCGAGACCGAGAGTCCAGTTGTTGCTCTCATTACAGAATGGGTTGATCGCGAAGGTCGTGTTGAGAAGCGCACTAATGAATCCGATCTGGGTGGAACGATGCGATTAGGTTCACAGCGCTGCCCAGTAAAAGCAGGCACTTTAGCTCATGAAATCTACGGAGCTGAAGTAAACGAGCGTCATCGCCATCGTTATGAAGTCAATAATATTTATGTCCCTCGTCTTGAGCACTCTGGCTTAATTATTTCTGCTAGAACACCCAATGAGTCTCTGCCTGAAATGATGGAGCTGCCTAGCTCAATGCATCCCTGGTTCTTTGGTGTGCAGTTTCATCCTGAGTTCACCTCAACACCGCGGGATGGCCACCCATTATTTTCCGCATTCATCAAAGCGTCATTGGTCCATCAAAATGCCACTATTCAGCAAGCAGCCTAG
- a CDS encoding bifunctional aconitate hydratase 2/2-methylisocitrate dehydratase: MLEAYNAQVAERAALGIPALPLTKDQTAELVGLLKNPPKGKEAELVELITNRVPAGVDEAAKVKAEFLDAVAKGLEKSPLISRIKATELLGTMLGGYNIKPLVELLTDAECAAAAAAALKKTLLMFDYFHDVQELAEKGNAEAKGVLQSWADAEWFTSRPAVPESMKLTVFKVTGETNTDDLSPAPDAWSRPDIPLHATIMLKNPRPGIEPDEVGIRGPMKQIEVLQKKGNQIAYVGDVVGTGSSRKSATNSVLWWTGQDIPFVPNKRFGGVCLGTKIAPIFFNTMEDAGALPIELDVSDMNMGDEIELRPFEGKAFKNGKEIASFSLKSPVILDEVQAGGRIPLIVGRGLTAKARAALGLPASTVFRIPVSPPDNKKGFSLAQKMVGRACGLPEGQGVRPGTYCEPHMTTVGSQDTTGPMTRDELKDLACLGFSADLVMQSFCHTSAYPKPVDIRTHHELPAFMTNRGGVSLRPGDGVIHSWLNRLLMPDTCGTGGDSHTRFPIGISFPAGSGLVAFAAATGVMPLDMPESVLIRFKGKMQPGITLRDMVNAIPLYAIKKGLLTVEKQGKKNIFSGRILEIEGLPDLKVEQAFELSDASAERSAGGCAVQLSKEPIIEYMRSNITLMKWMIANGYEDRRTLGRRIKAMEAWIAKPELLKADANADYAEIIEIDMDDIKEPILACPNDPDDVKFLSEVSGEKIDEVFIGSCMTNIGHFRAAGKVLEGKTDMPTRLWIAPPTKMDQMILTEEGYYGILGRTGARMETPGCSLCMGNQAQIRKGSTAVSTSTRNFPNRLGIDTRVYLASAELSAVAALLGRLPTPKEYFEQVESLNAKAGEVYKYMNFDKIKSFSDVADTVTI; this comes from the coding sequence ATGCTAGAAGCTTACAACGCCCAAGTTGCTGAACGCGCAGCCCTAGGAATTCCAGCCCTGCCCCTGACAAAAGATCAAACTGCCGAGTTGGTTGGTTTGCTCAAAAATCCTCCAAAAGGTAAAGAGGCGGAGCTAGTTGAGCTCATAACAAATCGCGTACCTGCTGGCGTTGATGAGGCAGCTAAAGTAAAGGCGGAATTTTTAGATGCCGTTGCCAAAGGGCTTGAGAAATCCCCTCTGATTTCACGCATCAAAGCAACTGAGCTCCTAGGAACCATGCTTGGTGGTTACAACATTAAGCCTTTGGTTGAGTTATTGACCGATGCTGAGTGTGCTGCGGCTGCCGCTGCAGCTCTCAAGAAAACCCTGCTGATGTTTGATTATTTCCATGATGTTCAAGAATTGGCAGAAAAAGGAAATGCTGAAGCTAAGGGCGTTCTACAAAGCTGGGCTGATGCTGAGTGGTTTACCAGTCGCCCTGCCGTTCCAGAAAGCATGAAGCTCACTGTTTTCAAAGTTACTGGCGAAACCAATACTGACGATCTGTCTCCAGCCCCTGATGCTTGGAGCCGTCCAGATATTCCATTACATGCGACCATCATGTTGAAAAATCCCCGTCCAGGTATAGAACCAGACGAGGTAGGTATTCGTGGCCCAATGAAACAAATTGAAGTACTGCAGAAAAAAGGCAATCAAATTGCTTACGTAGGTGACGTAGTTGGAACCGGATCTTCACGCAAGTCTGCGACGAATTCAGTACTCTGGTGGACCGGTCAAGATATTCCCTTCGTTCCAAACAAGCGTTTTGGTGGTGTTTGCTTAGGTACGAAAATTGCCCCAATTTTCTTTAACACCATGGAAGATGCTGGCGCACTGCCTATTGAGCTAGATGTCTCCGATATGAATATGGGCGATGAAATTGAGTTGCGCCCATTCGAAGGCAAGGCCTTTAAAAATGGTAAAGAAATTGCATCCTTTTCCCTGAAGTCTCCAGTCATTCTCGATGAAGTGCAAGCTGGTGGACGTATTCCTTTGATCGTAGGTCGAGGACTCACTGCAAAAGCACGCGCTGCACTGGGTTTACCTGCATCAACAGTATTCAGAATTCCGGTCAGCCCTCCAGATAATAAAAAAGGTTTCAGCTTGGCTCAGAAAATGGTGGGTCGCGCTTGTGGTCTACCAGAGGGTCAAGGCGTTCGCCCGGGCACTTACTGTGAGCCACACATGACAACTGTAGGCTCGCAAGATACTACCGGCCCAATGACGCGCGATGAATTAAAAGACCTCGCTTGCCTAGGCTTCTCCGCTGATTTAGTAATGCAGTCCTTCTGTCATACCTCTGCTTATCCAAAGCCGGTAGACATTCGCACACACCATGAATTACCAGCCTTTATGACCAACCGTGGTGGCGTTTCATTGCGCCCAGGTGATGGCGTGATTCATAGTTGGCTAAATCGCTTGCTAATGCCTGATACTTGCGGCACTGGTGGAGATAGCCACACCCGTTTTCCAATCGGAATCTCATTCCCTGCGGGTTCAGGCTTAGTTGCCTTCGCAGCCGCTACCGGTGTGATGCCATTGGATATGCCAGAGTCCGTATTGATTCGCTTTAAAGGCAAGATGCAACCTGGCATTACTTTGCGCGATATGGTTAATGCAATTCCCCTGTACGCAATCAAAAAAGGTTTATTGACTGTTGAGAAACAGGGCAAGAAAAATATTTTCTCTGGCCGCATTTTAGAGATCGAAGGTTTGCCTGATCTAAAAGTTGAGCAAGCATTTGAATTGTCTGATGCCTCTGCTGAACGCTCTGCCGGTGGTTGCGCAGTGCAACTAAGCAAGGAGCCAATCATTGAATATATGCGCTCTAACATTACTTTAATGAAGTGGATGATCGCTAATGGCTACGAAGATAGGCGTACTTTAGGTCGCCGCATCAAGGCAATGGAAGCATGGATTGCTAAGCCTGAATTACTCAAGGCTGACGCCAATGCTGACTATGCTGAAATCATCGAAATTGATATGGATGATATTAAGGAGCCGATTTTGGCTTGTCCTAACGATCCAGATGATGTGAAATTCTTGTCCGAAGTTTCTGGTGAGAAAATTGATGAAGTATTTATTGGCTCTTGCATGACCAATATTGGCCACTTCCGTGCTGCCGGCAAGGTTCTTGAAGGCAAAACAGATATGCCGACGCGTTTGTGGATTGCCCCTCCAACCAAAATGGATCAAATGATTTTGACTGAAGAGGGTTACTACGGCATCTTAGGTCGTACGGGCGCCCGCATGGAAACCCCAGGTTGCTCACTTTGTATGGGTAATCAGGCGCAGATCCGCAAAGGCTCTACTGCCGTTTCAACATCCACACGCAATTTCCCCAACCGCTTAGGTATTGATACACGAGTTTATTTGGCTTCTGCTGAACTTTCTGCGGTTGCAGCACTCTTAGGTCGCTTACCTACCCCGAAGGAATACTTCGAACAAGTGGAGTCATTGAATGCTAAAGCTGGTGAAGTTTATAAATATATGAACTTCGACAAGATTAAGTCATTCAGTGATGTTGCTGATACCGTAACAATCTAA
- a CDS encoding spermidine synthase: protein MPDASLVMEPVTFSESGGIRYLHFGSELIQGAMRIRDPDEIYLEYNQQMMAWLLFLETKPGMCIAQLGLGTGALTKFTHRYCPAVKTTVVELNPAVIVSARSMFSTPNDDRRLKTLQIDAKTFVQNAQYQNHFDAIQVDLYDAICDGPAASSLDFYKGCRDVLKSPGVLTVNLFSRHKSFDLNLNNICEAFDNRVLLFPESHDCNVVAMAFKGPQLDVEWKEVSKRAKLIQEKTGLPTNSWASGLNRENANQENKLFI, encoded by the coding sequence ATGCCAGATGCATCATTGGTCATGGAGCCAGTCACATTTTCTGAGAGTGGGGGTATTCGCTACCTTCATTTTGGTAGTGAGCTGATTCAAGGCGCTATGCGCATTCGGGATCCCGATGAGATTTATCTTGAATACAACCAACAGATGATGGCATGGCTCCTATTTCTAGAAACTAAGCCAGGGATGTGCATTGCGCAACTGGGTCTCGGAACTGGTGCCTTAACGAAGTTTACCCATCGCTATTGCCCAGCAGTAAAAACGACAGTAGTTGAACTCAATCCCGCTGTGATTGTTTCTGCTCGGAGCATGTTCTCTACTCCAAATGATGATCGTCGTCTGAAGACTCTGCAGATAGATGCTAAGACGTTTGTTCAAAACGCTCAGTATCAAAATCATTTTGACGCCATCCAAGTCGATTTGTACGACGCTATTTGTGATGGCCCTGCCGCAAGCTCGCTAGACTTTTACAAAGGCTGCCGGGATGTTTTGAAGTCGCCTGGCGTATTGACGGTGAATCTGTTTTCGCGGCACAAGAGCTTTGATCTCAATTTGAATAATATTTGCGAGGCTTTTGATAATCGAGTGCTCTTGTTCCCGGAGTCTCATGATTGCAATGTTGTAGCGATGGCTTTCAAAGGTCCGCAATTAGATGTGGAGTGGAAAGAAGTGTCTAAACGCGCTAAGCTCATTCAAGAGAAGACGGGTTTGCCCACCAATTCGTGGGCTTCTGGCCTAAATCGCGAAAACGCCAATCAAGAAAATAAATTGTTCATTTAA